A window from Bufo bufo chromosome 1, aBufBuf1.1, whole genome shotgun sequence encodes these proteins:
- the LOC120998329 gene encoding arylacetamide deacetylase-like 4 isoform X2 — MCICSQLQFTRLVRDNLMARKLGEDPKLFIKNLKFEGVSVRVYQPRSPSSGGRKGVMFFHGGGWMFGSIDSYDGLCRFISKGTESVVVSVGYRLTPEHRYPAAFDDCLNTTIHFLKVAKEYGVDPSSVIISGDSAGGNLTAAVCQALGDRTDIPQPVAQVLIYPAVQAVDFHLPSYTQNSAVPILYRERAVFYMMNYLEGNLQMMEEVLDGDHVPVDLKMKFRKWLGPDNIPDEFKVRGYKPHVMASHTDDVYETHKQVFETHFSPLLAEDSVFRLLPKAYILTCEFDVLRDDGILYKKRLEDNGVPVTWLHLKDGFHGIISFFDNGKLSFKSGKLAVDNIVKFINEV; from the exons ATGTGCATATGCAGTCAGCTTCAATTCACACGTTTGGTCAGAGATAATCTTATGGCCAGAAAGTTAGGAGAAGACCCAAAACTCTTTATTAAAAACCTGAAGTTTGAAGGAGTGTCGGTGAGAGTTTACCAGCCTAGATCGCCATCTTCTGGTGGAAGAAAAGGAGTCATGTTCTTTCATGGTGGAGGGTGGATGTTTGGCAGTATTG ATTCCTATGATGGCTTATGCCGCTTCATCTCAAAAGGAACAGAATCAGTTGTTGTCTCAGTTGG GTACCGCCTGACACCGGAACACAGGTACCCTGCAGCATTCGATGACTGTCTGAATACCACAATCCATTTCCTGAAGGTGGCTAAGGAATACGGTGTAGACCCATCCTCCGTGATAATCAGTGGAGACAGCGCTGGGGGTAATCTCACAGCTGCAGTTTGTCAGGCCCTTGGGGACAGGACAGATATTCCTCAGCCTGTTGCCCAGGTGCTGATATACCCAGCCGTCCAAGCTGTTGATTTCCACCTGCCGTCATATACACAGAACAGCGCCGTACCCATTCTGTACAGAGAACGAGCTGTGTTCTACATGATGAACTATCTCGAAGGCAACCTGCAAATGATGGAAGAGGTTCTAGATGGAGACCATGTTCCTGTTGACTTGAAGATGAAGTTTAGGAAGTGGTTGGGTCCTGATAATATTCCTGATGAGTTCAAAGTCAGGGGTTATAAACCTCACGTGATGGCCTCACATACTGATGATGTCTACGAAACCCACAAGCAAGTATTTGAGACTCATTTCTCTCCATTACTAGCAGAAGACTCTGTCTTCCGTCTTCTCCCTAAAGCATACATACTAACATGTGAGTTTGATGTCTTACGTGATGATGGAATACTTTATAAGAAACGCCTGGAGGACAATGGAGTCCCAGTCACATGGTTGCATCTTAAAGATGGCTTTCATGGAATAATTAGCTTTTTCGACAATGGAAAACTCTCGTTTAAGTCCGGAAAGTTGGCTGTTGATAATATAGTAAAGTTCATTAATGAGGTTTGA